One genomic segment of Tursiops truncatus isolate mTurTru1 chromosome 4, mTurTru1.mat.Y, whole genome shotgun sequence includes these proteins:
- the LOC101330771 gene encoding acidic leucine-rich nuclear phosphoprotein 32-related protein-like, whose translation MHQQDMSESSSGQNTSSQEIHPFNSSYTSDLSESHTGSALLRNRTFYSRSDSGISSLLPSDSFKYLTWHKVEQNDIQGSQLRCPRVREGPSAEELFFRQECTLPPRKRVLEKNKWETWLQENWEDCKDLGDPYQVANFNRILRRLIRVETLWLVDNSLVDLSAARLPSCRVLNMNKNHLTSFKQLPKIPQIQHLSLAENHIETLAGLSSLRCTPLESLMLKRNPCEFHQNYRKRVFSCLPNLKMLDGILQLPQDTSPPETNIFSKICIVS comes from the exons ATGCACCAGCAAGACATGTCTGAAAG ctcTTCAGGTCAAAACACAAGCAGTCAGGAGATTCACCCATTTAATTCATCCTACACCTCCGACCTGAGTGAGTCACACACTGGCTCGGCTCTCTTGAGGAACAGAACTTTTTATTCACGTTCAGACTCTGGAATATCATCCCTG CTTCCATCAGATTCTTTTAAGTACCTTACTTGGCACAAGGTAGAACAAAATGACATCCAAGGAAGTCAACTGCGTTGCCCAAGAGTAAGAGAAG GACCCTCTGCGGAAGAGTTGTTCTTCAGACAGGAGTGTACCTTGCCTCCACGGAAAAGAGtccttgaaaaaaacaaatgggaaacATGGCTGCAAGAAAACTGGGAGGACTGCAAG GATTTGGGGGACCCTTATCAAGTTGCAAATTTTAACAGGATTCTTAGAAGACTAATTCGAGTTGAAACCCTCTGGTTAGTGGATAATTCACTGGTGGATTTAAGTGCCGCAAGATTGCCAAG CTGCAGAGttttaaatatgaacaaaaaCCATCTCACATCTTTCAAACAATTGCCAAAGATACCTCAGATACAGCATTTATCCTTGGCTGAAAACCATATTGAGACTCTGGCTGGGCTCTCCAGTTTGCGGTGCACGCCATTGGAATCCCTTATGCTCAAGAGGAACCCTTGTGAGTTTCACCAAAACTACCGGAAACG AGTGTTCTCCTGTTTGCCAAACTTAAAAATGCTGGATGGGATCCTGCAGCTACCACAAGACACTTCACCACCAGAAaccaatattttttccaaaatatgtatTGTGTCCTAA